The Limnochorda sp. LNt genome includes a region encoding these proteins:
- a CDS encoding AzlC family ABC transporter permease → METESMSRRPWLAGVKAALPIAVGYVPAAVAFGVTGRQAGLGVAETLLMSLVVYAGASQFALAGMIGTGVPAPAAAAAALALNVRHVLYGPALAPLLPRLGRAATVGLAFGLTDEVFAVASTLLPGRSVSGWWLLGLEATAYGAWVTGTWVGAVGGEAVAVRLPGVSAAMSFALPALFVALLMTLLASGPRGASEGETGALRASAAVGAAVAVGAWCVGWDRWAVLTAGLAGPVAGWAWLRRRAGPRGISSARARIRRGRTQQA, encoded by the coding sequence ATGGAGACGGAGTCCATGTCCCGTCGTCCGTGGCTGGCGGGGGTCAAGGCCGCCCTGCCCATCGCGGTGGGCTACGTCCCCGCCGCCGTCGCCTTCGGGGTGACGGGTCGTCAGGCCGGTCTGGGAGTGGCCGAGACCCTCCTGATGTCGCTGGTGGTCTACGCCGGGGCGAGCCAGTTCGCCCTGGCGGGCATGATCGGCACCGGTGTCCCGGCCCCCGCCGCGGCGGCCGCGGCCCTGGCCCTCAACGTGCGCCACGTCCTGTACGGGCCGGCCCTGGCCCCGCTGCTCCCGAGGCTGGGGCGGGCAGCCACCGTCGGCCTCGCCTTCGGGCTGACCGACGAGGTCTTCGCGGTGGCCTCCACCCTGCTGCCCGGCCGGTCCGTCTCGGGTTGGTGGCTCTTGGGGCTGGAGGCGACGGCCTACGGCGCGTGGGTGACGGGGACGTGGGTCGGGGCCGTCGGGGGCGAGGCGGTGGCCGTACGCCTTCCCGGCGTCTCCGCCGCCATGAGCTTCGCGCTGCCCGCTCTGTTCGTCGCGCTCTTGATGACGCTGCTGGCCTCGGGGCCCCGGGGAGCCTCGGAGGGAGAGACCGGGGCTCTTCGGGCCAGCGCCGCCGTGGGCGCTGCAGTGGCCGTTGGGGCCTGGTGCGTCGGATGGGACCGCTGGGCGGTACTGACGGCCGGGCTCGCCGGCCCGGTGGCCGGCTGGGCCTGGTTGCGCCGGCGGGCCGGCCCACGGGGGATCTCGTCGGCCCGAGCGAGGATCCGGAGGGGGCGCACCCAGCAGGCGTGA
- a CDS encoding AzlD domain-containing protein yields MSVRGELLWLFVVVGVGTYLMRAVPLLMARRSGTAAQLPVSSRGREEAGGALVWFRLVAPAIVASLLVGTLLPPHPAPGGWQQHVASWVALVASAWAQARWGNLGLTVLSGVVVFGLVTWAI; encoded by the coding sequence GTGAGCGTACGCGGTGAGCTGTTGTGGCTCTTCGTGGTGGTGGGCGTCGGGACGTACCTCATGCGGGCGGTGCCGCTGCTCATGGCGAGGCGTTCCGGCACGGCGGCCCAGCTGCCCGTCTCTTCGCGTGGCCGAGAGGAGGCGGGTGGGGCGCTGGTCTGGTTTCGCCTGGTGGCTCCCGCCATCGTGGCCTCCCTCCTGGTCGGCACCCTGCTGCCCCCGCACCCGGCCCCCGGAGGCTGGCAGCAGCACGTGGCCTCGTGGGTGGCGCTCGTCGCTTCGGCATGGGCCCAGGCCCGGTGGGGCAACCTCGGGCTCACGGTGCTCTCCGGCGTCGTCGTCTTCGGGCTGGTGACGTGGGCCATCTGA